The sequence tttttattatcatttattattccCTTATAGTTACTTGGGCCTAGATCGCAGCAGCTGCTACCTGCGTGAGATCAGTCCATTGCTTGTTCCTACTGTTGGTGTCATTTCAAGTTCCACTAACAGAGGAAAATGATCTAAAATAAGACgacaaatttaattagaaaaccCACTCCTAATATTTGGAAGCTAATAATCGATACAGTTGATGGAAGATGAAACTTATaggggggagaaaaaggcgtttcgtctggggatcgtctgccagactcgtcagtggggttgacgacagacgatccctgccccagacgcctataaCACCACTTTTTCGAACTCCAATATATTCGAatcgcatgccgggcgaccgctagcgagaataGATCAATCTGTGAATAGGCCATCTGGCGGTCTCCGGCCCAAGCTAacggcgtccggggagactcacCGCCCTCCctttccactaaacgcctacaaactcttatataaaaaagaggaatttatttttgtataactACAATAAACACGAAGGTGAACTTATTATGGAAAgaactattaaaattttaagaaactcAACTTACCGGATGGAACATGTGGATGCGGACATCCAACCACCTTATGATCTTTGAACCAATCTGCACTTAGAGGACCCAAAAGTCCTAATGGTACCATACTTTGTTTCGAATAGAAAATGTAATCTATTATGCCTTTGAATTCGAATCTGTGAaagagaatataaaaataagtattttatctaatatattaatgaaatattgaatCGATTAAACTTACGTATAGTTAGTATAGGGCATGATGTCTTCACTATACGCAGATGCAAGTTTAAAAGAATGAGTAAATTCATTAGGTTTATCGCAACCAGAGATCTTTTGTAAGCATGATTTATAAGCTAAGTCTTTAAAATCGCGGTGATCGGCCGCTACTCGTCCCGATGTAAGAAATTCAATTACACCTGCATCAGAATAAATACAAAcgtttgttatattttataataaatttataataaaagtaaatgaaatgtATCTCTTTACCAGAATCAGGTAGGGAATTGAAGTCACCACAAAGTAATAACTGAACATTGGAAGAGTCAGGTTTATGGCCAGGTCTAAAAGACTGGCCAGCTTGGTCCAAAATGGAACGTAATTCATTGCTGAGCATCATTGTTTGTATTAATTTCACATCGCAAAATTCTGGATCCCAATGAATATGCGCTGTGCAAACTAAAATTGGTTGTTGAACCTGTGCTGGATCAGATGGAAGGCctgaaaaaaattcaaaattttatttaaaaaaaaataaaattatatttgtgtattttattgtattatacACCAATCGAAGTggctttgaaatttttgaaatgtcCTCACTTCCGGTACCGTCAGATGCATCACATGGTGCTCCATCCGGCgccattttatttttcctactTAATTTAATCTGTCTCAATTGCATGGAAACTGTAAACTTAGGTTCAAAGATATTTTCATCGATCGATTTAAATATCCTCCATTTTTATTATCAAGGATACGTTATTAGATCAAATAGagggtattatttattaaaatgcaatttatttacAATCTATATAGAATAATCAAATATATCATATTGATACAATATACTTaaagatattataattaaatataaatcatattatccataatgtaaattaatattacacACAAGAATGTCTAAAATCTGATATAAATAAATAGCCTTCACATATAAATCAATGTTGATGATGATTAACATTGTATCAATAACATGATGATAAAAATCTTAAATTGAAGAtaacaataatacattattgtATATTGCATTTTATAAGATGTGGTATACAATTTTTCACATGGGAAGAATTTTTGTAAAACACCAACTGttttgcaataaatatttcgaaaattgaaatttttgtatgAAAAGTATTCAAGTAGAACCAATTGCTTTTAGAATATTACTATTAATGTGAAAACACCATAAAGAAGAACACAAGGATAAGCAATAAGAAGACGCTGATTTTTTTCTCCTGACATAGTACAAAAGAGTCTAGATGCAGAAAGTGTTGCCCATGTGACTGTCAGCACAGCTAGAACCAAACCAGCTGCACCTTGCAAAGATGAAAAGACACTGAATCCTGCAAGTGCTACTACAGGTAATAAACAATAACCTAATACAGATGCTACCGAAGACAATGTAATATTACTGGTACTGGTCATTAATGACAGAAgaatatacattaatatacaaGATGTCATGGCTAAACCATAAACATAACCAAAATGTGCTTTAGAACCAGCTAACAGGAGAAAGGCAGCGAGGAGTAAGCAATTTGCTACTGGACCAGCTAGATCAGAATCTTGAAGCAAATAACTTGCATCATCGATCTGTCCACTCCTATGAAATGGATTTAATACAGCTAATGTTTTTCTTAATATTCTATCAGGATTTATGCCTAATTCTTCTAGGAGCGGTGGTTCTTCTTCCGTATCGCCAAATCCAGCTGGACCTACAATTCcatattcaaaataataacaGTCATTGTCTAACATATGATTATGTTCATTTCTTTTGATCATATACCTTTTGGAAAATTATCCTGACCGAACATATCACCAGTGTATACACTTTCAGTGGGATCAAGAAAGCTTTTCTGGGTATAAGACGAATAATTTACAGATTGCTGATCATTGTatgtttgaaattcaaattgttGGTTAGGTTGGCCAAAACCAGAGCTATCGAAATTGTAGTTGGGCGGAGGTGCAGCTTGCCCCCAATAATTTTGCTGATTTCTATAATCAGACATTTTCGTAATGTTTATATTTCCACAGATTGAAGTATTTCGCCCTTGTTAATGACAACAACTTATTAATTAACACTCCTATTTTTACAGAGGCCGCATAGCGGCGCAGTTCAGATAAATATGGAGCCACGCATGCGTTGGCGTTACATTGGAAGAAACATTCAGCGACATCTTCGTTaaggaagaagaacaaaatcATTGATTATCATAAACTAAATCAAAAATGATTTGCAAAATCAATAAcagagaaaaattataataaacatttaatgCTATTATAAGTATTACTGTATGAATTTCTTAgcaaataaaatacatttataatAATCATGGCACAAAATTTGTTTCATCTCATGTACAACTTGTACCAGTCCCTCAAGGAACCTTCTTGGTTCTATCAGATATAATGATCTTTAGAAAGGATTTATAATAAGAAATCGCAGTGTATTCTGTACTACATGAGCCTCTGATTCCTTTGATTTGCTACAAGATGAACCGGTTTACCTACCAGTGGCAACTTAATGTATGATAACGTACACGCACGTGTACTGAAAGGTAACATTGATACCTAGAACCTTGATGCCTGATTTTTAAGTTCAATGGATTTTAATAATCCTATCAATACAGGGTACACTTGGGTGCAAAATAGGCTTCTTTTGATGGAGAGAAGAGCTTCCCATCGTTTTTTGCCTTTAATCTTGAAAGCATTCTGAGAAAATCTGGGGAGAGACGGGGAGATCCCTGGAGAGCCTAGGAAAAAATAGGGGGATCCCCGGAAAGCCTAGGAGGAGCCTAACTTAAAACCTCTTCTTCTTGcaattctcttttcttttgtattatatttcgaACTGTTCACGAATAAAATaaagcaaaattttaattataaaattgtttcagtAATCTGGTTCATTTCGTACCGATTACAATTTTCGGGTTAAATGTATTTCCTTGTTATTTATTCAACGTCATACGCAAAGGGCGGTTAATTATCCCGTATGTTGTACACAGAAGTCGCCCTTCGCTCGATCAATACGCCAAAGTCATAGACAGTAAGGAAACAGGAAAAATGACGAGGGAGGAAGGATAATTAATTAGTACGTTAACGAAACGTCACGAGTATCATGCGATCCCTCCCCATAAATCTTTATGCGTTCTTTCATCTACCCTCGGATTTTCAAAGCGCATTTCCGACCCGACGAGATTTTCAACGTCTCGCTGCACACAGCCGACAGGAATTTCAAATATAGTGTAACCACTAGAAGGCGggtgtatttattataataataacttGAGGGGTCTTCTCAGTAAGGACTCCATTTGTCGtactatataaaataaattaaccctcggagcacggaccatgaagagagccccaattttaattcttctattatatttgttagtttaatattcttatatatatattttgtaaattcgctctgttcaagggttaacccttataaaagtataaaacagaaaataaaattaaaattgtggctctaccataaattatatcaaaaattttaCCAAAATCCTTgcttataaaaattctaaattctataaaaatttagtAAAGGTATGATGGTTGTAGAAATCAGAAGATACATTGATATTGATAAGTCAACTTTGCAGAGAGAGGATGTAGAAGAGTAGCTATTGATGGACACATAAAAGGAATAACAGGGAAACGGGAGCATGTATAAAGCCAGAGGCTCATGTAACACATACGCGTGGCTGCATTTTGAGATGCTCTCTGGTTGGTAGCTAATATGCTcattaaaaaagagaagagaaaaaaaaaaatgtggatCGTGTGACACGTAGGGGGACGAGGCTTGGTAGATGACTGTCGGAGATAGGATTGGCAGCTATGCCGTCCCTGTGCCATGAATTATAAGTCTGCTCACGTATATCTGGTCTACGAACTCTCGCCACTTCATCTCCTTCAGGCACCTCGAAGCTCGCTCTTCGATTTACGCTAGGACGAGCATCGCTCGCAATTAATTAAGCAGTCACTTCGATACCGAACACGCCAGCTAGGTCCATTTCGTTGACTGGTTTAGCAATTTAAACGCGTCCGCATCGCGATCGTGTGTCGCTACCCTCCTTAATATGCACATTCTACGCCAgaagattatattattttccaacGATCTTCTTGTTACGATACTTGAAGGGTAACGTTATTGAAACGTGAGATTCGTTCTTGTAGATTCAATCCGATACGTTAGTAGGCCGGGCAACTGATAGATGGCACCGTACCATGCCACCACGTGATTAATGGTGGCAATTGGTTTCGCGAACGAATCGATCTTGCGGAAACCAGAAAATTAATGTATCGCTCTATGATGTGTTCCGGACAGCTCTACAACAGCTATATTATACATAAACCAGACCTACATTGGTATTTTTGCCTGGGGGAAGTCTAAGGAGGACTACAACCTTGGGCTCTCGAAGGTCTGATAGCCTCGGGTCCCAGAAATCTCAATCCCTTCCTGTTTATCAGTATAAATAAATTCGTCTGACCACTCACCATTGTCCCAAGCAGCCTCCTTCGTCCTAAGCAAAGCAGCCAATCCGATATTATCCTTTGGCATCACTCTGTTCAGCATATTATCCGAGCCCTCCGCGTTCGCCATAGCCAGTTGATTGAATTCGACTAAATGCTCCTTGATCAGAGTAAACCTGTGGATGGAACAAGAAGAAACAGACAGATCAGAGAATCGTCATAGACATACCAGTTATTTCAACGGATTAGAAAGTCAAGGGCCGGAGTGGATCGTTTCTCCTTCCTGAATCTCTGTTAGTCCTGCGCAAGCGGTTCTCGTCTAGCCGCTCGGCAAGACTCAATTTCGCCCGAGCGGGAAAGAAACTTCGCGACTTGGATACGATAGTTGGATGATTTTCGTCGGGAAACTCGTACGAAGGCGTATCACGTACGCCATGTAGAATACAGGCTTCCCTTTCCGATATGTGTGGCACGTATAGTTGGGAAATATATTCTTCACCGAATCCCCATTACGAGCCATCATCCCCCTTACGTCCCTGAACCCGTAAACAAGATTGAATCAACGTCACCCGCAGTTACTCAACAGATGTCGTGCACTGATTGCATAAATACTTTGACGAGAATAAAAATTCGGTCCAGGTAAACAAATCGAAATAGGGTAAAAGTGTTCTCCACTTTTTAGGCACAATTAGTCCCAGTTAGCTTTTGAGGGGAGGGGGGAGTCAAATGTTAATGTGGCAAAAGTCTACATTTTACGGAGTGGGCCAAATAGTAATAAAGCAGAGGTCTGTATTTTATTCCTATCATGCTAACACGCATTCGTTAGACAACAACGGTCGTTTTGAGATTAGGTCGTTAGTCCGCCATTGGGATCGCGTTCATTACGCGATTTTGCGGCGAACCGAGTGGCATAAAATGGCCGGCGGTTGCGTGGCTGCCGTTTAAAGAAGCCCAGCGCTCTTTATAGTCCACTCTGGATATAGTAGCTCCCATAGCAACGTTAGCCGTTAACAGAGGCCATTTGTGCAACAGGACCATGTCTGTCTGGTATCTTGTTATCCCGTGAGATGCGAGCGCGGATATCTAATATTTCCACGACGCTCTCGGACTTGGGTTACAAAACTCGGAATGAGCTTCGCCGAGTTAGTGCCGACCTACGATATGCTATAATACTTCCAACTAAAACTCGCTACCGAGATAATTAAGAAGGCCGATGTATGGTCTACCTCTACCACTTCTGACGTCTCGTGGGATTTATTTTCTGTCTGTTCAAGATCTATAATAGCGCAGGGAAATATTGATAGCATATTCAGTACCGCCTTTGAAGGAGGGCGAAGTTGCCCCATCCACGAGGAGGCATGTACCCAAAGGCCCctaaatctaatttttaaaaatgtataataaaaatataataaaaatctttgaattgaaaaatttgctACTATTGAGCAATGGTGGGGGTTGCAGGATGATAGACACCTTATTTCCTGATCTTCGTTATAATTGTTGGACTGATATTTCGTGACACTGTAAACGAGGGAACTTTGTTAGTCGAATCAATAAGGATATCTTACCCAAACGACTGATTGTACCTTGGTCCGACCCCTCGTTCAAAGAGATACCGTGGTTAGCAATGAGGCGAACGAGTTTTAATCAATTCAACCGGCTGACTTTCAACATGCAAATCGTGCATCCAGGGAATTACTAGCGATCTGAAGAGTAGATCTTGCTACGAGTTTACTATCGTCAATGGAGATGGGATCAGGTTGAATACGTCCTCGCAAATCCCACTCGAGTACTGAAGAAAAGTTTCGAAGTATTCGAACACCGAAACATTATTTATCAAACAATTGGAATTTTTCTGAGTGAAAGGATTAAACACCTTTCGGGAATAAGGTTGGTCGTTCTTCGAACAATTGTCAATGACAACCTCTATGCAGTTGGTAAGGTTATAATAGCTTCATAGTTTCAAAGTTTCGCGTTCTCACGCGGCTTGGTGCAAGTTTCACGAAAGAGAAGAAACTTTTCTGATACAAGATGCCGGAGGTGACCGGTGCGATCTTATACTGTAGAATCTTCAGTTTGCAGGGGATCAGAAGTATCGACACTTCCGACCACGCTTCGGCTAACTCGGATCATTTTTCGCTGAAGTTTCCACGCGTTCGTTCGCCAAACACTCGTATTACCTCGCAGCCACTTTTGTGAACTAATAGAGAAGTTCTGTACGAAGAGATGATACGGGTTGGAAAAGTATCTGGATTGAAATAAAAGATGTTAGTTAATAATTAGAAGGGATCTTCTCTTTTCTTagaatatctttttcttttcattaaatcttaatattcattaattatattttgtagCAGTTATGAAtgctagggttccctagaatgAACAGGTATAGGGTTCCCTAGAATGAACAGATATAGGGTTCCCTAGAATGAACAGATATAGGGTTCCCTAGAATGAACAGATATAGGGTTCCCTAGAATGAACAGATATAGGGTTCCCTAGAATTAAGAAGTTATACTTGCTTTACACCAAGTGCAAACAGTATTGCACTAAAGTTACTAGATCATCCCTAGGCTTAGTAACACCTCTATTTGTGCACAGCGTTGAGGTTAGAATTGCTCCTATACAACATGGCCGACACAAGCGAACGGATTACGAGGGAAACAATAATTCTTGAAATTACGTGAATAAACTGATTACACATAGACAGCAAGTGGGGCTATCAATTGGCCTATCTTAATATTGTCATTTGTTCGGTCGAATATTTATCGCGCCGGCCATAAAGGACCCGTTATGTCTCTACGACCTGTGCATACGGTACATTAATCGTCCTTACCCGTTCGATAATTTCATGCATCCAGGCAAGGTAACGTCGTTTGGCTGCCATTATGTCGTGATACACTGAAAATAAGCATTGCCCGGAATAGATATCCTTCGAAAACGATAAAGTACGCGTATGATCAATGTGACGCGCGTTAGAGCCCATCTGTGCGCTCGCGTGTCCCCGTTCGAAAGCAATAAACCGAGGATAATGAAAACATTTCGTTCGTAAATCTACCGATACGCGTGTATCGTTGGACGAGAAATTTATCAGGATGAATTTTCAAACGTTAATTCAGGAATTTGATATGTAAAGACACGAAGACCCACTTACTTTGCCGTCCTATAAAAAATAGCGCAGCCATCCACGTATTTTCGATCGTTCTCAGCCATCGTCTTCGCCCGGGATTTCGGCGAAAAAATTCCATCGTAACCATCCTGCTTCAGCTCCGGCAGGAAGAAGTTGTAGAATTGGTCCGTCTCGACCTCCTGCAGGCTGATGATGTCCGCCGCGTAATGTCGTATCTCATCGAGGATTCCCTTTTTCCGATATTCCCAATCGAGCGCCCAGCTCGGACAATAACCGTACATTTGCCGCGTCGCGTACTTGTCGCACAGCACGTTGTAACACATTACCGTGAATATACCTGCAACAGCAGAGAAACGTTCTGTGTACACTACAGGGCAATGGGGAATTTCATCAGTTGTCTGATTTGGGAAAATTTAGAGAAATCTTAACTTAGACAAAGGATGAATAAAACAAGTAAcgaactaattaattttatgaCCTTTTTGAATTTTCTCGCCTTTTTGATTGTACAGGACCCTATACCACTGACCcagaatttattatattctttaaaataattttaaaggttctaaagaataaatatttataataattttttcaattttataaaaattaacttaGATTTTTATTAGATCTGTTAGCTacttttcaagaattttcttctagGATCACTATTACTCTAATTTCTCTTGCTTCCTGGTAAATAG comes from Osmia lignaria lignaria isolate PbOS001 chromosome 8, iyOsmLign1, whole genome shotgun sequence and encodes:
- the twin gene encoding CCR4-NOT transcription complex subunit 6-like twin isoform X2 — encoded protein: MSRNHKDKYENSNQVLPILPRRAHTFMSTEDANSGKKSYWPELEITGSIRNLSPNLWQLTHLTALYLNDNSLQRIPSEIGRLVNLRALDLSSNKLRSLPAELGDLIYLRELLLNQNYLRVLPYELGKLFQLQVLGLQGNPLSKEVMALYGEPSGTHKLLSYMLDNLQVTANHPPQRPWIPLTRPNRTRPTCIFTVMCYNVLCDKYATRQMYGYCPSWALDWEYRKKGILDEIRHYAADIISLQEVETDQFYNFFLPELKQDGYDGIFSPKSRAKTMAENDRKYVDGCAIFYRTAKFTLIKEHLVEFNQLAMANAEGSDNMLNRVMPKDNIGLAALLRTKEAAWDNGLPSDPAQVQQPILVCTAHIHWDPEFCDVKLIQTMMLSNELRSILDQAGQSFRPGHKPDSSNVQLLLCGDFNSLPDSGVIEFLTSGRVAADHRDFKDLAYKSCLQKISGCDKPNEFTHSFKLASAYSEDIMPYTNYTFEFKGIIDYIFYSKQSMVPLGLLGPLSADWFKDHKVVGCPHPHVPSEFVGV
- the twin gene encoding CCR4-NOT transcription complex subunit 6-like twin isoform X1, translating into MSRNHKDKYENSNQVLPILPRRAHTFMSTEDANSGKKSYWPELEITGSIRNLSPNLWQLTHLTALYLNDNSLQRIPSEIGRLVNLRALDLSSNKLRSLPAELGDLIYLRELLLNQNYLRVLPYELGKLFQLQVLGLQGNPLSKEVMALYGEPSGTHKLLSYMLDNLQVTANHPPQRPWIPLTRPNRTRPTCIFTVMCYNVLCDKYATRQMYGYCPSWALDWEYRKKGILDEIRHYAADIISLQEVETDQFYNFFLPELKQDGYDGIFSPKSRAKTMAENDRKYVDGCAIFYRTAKFTLIKEHLVEFNQLAMANAEGSDNMLNRVMPKDNIGLAALLRTKEAAWDNGLPSDPAQVQQPILVCTAHIHWDPEFCDVKLIQTMMLSNELRSILDQAGQSFRPGHKPDSSNVQLLLCGDFNSLPDSGVIEFLTSGRVAADHRDFKDLAYKSCLQKISGCDKPNEFTHSFKLASAYSEDIMPYTNYTFEFKGIIDYIFYSKQSMVPLGLLGPLSADWFKDHKVVGCPHPHVPSDHFPLLVELEMTPTVGTSNGLISRR
- the Yip1d1 gene encoding yip1 domain-containing 1, yielding MSDYRNQQNYWGQAAPPPNYNFDSSGFGQPNQQFEFQTYNDQQSVNYSSYTQKSFLDPTESVYTGDMFGQDNFPKGPAGFGDTEEEPPLLEELGINPDRILRKTLAVLNPFHRSGQIDDASYLLQDSDLAGPVANCLLLAAFLLLAGSKAHFGYVYGLAMTSCILMYILLSLMTSTSNITLSSVASVLGYCLLPVVALAGFSVFSSLQGAAGLVLAVLTVTWATLSASRLFCTMSGEKNQRLLIAYPCVLLYGVFTLIVIF
- the twin gene encoding CCR4-NOT transcription complex subunit 6-like twin isoform X4, which produces MCYNVLCDKYATRQMYGYCPSWALDWEYRKKGILDEIRHYAADIISLQEVETDQFYNFFLPELKQDGYDGIFSPKSRAKTMAENDRKYVDGCAIFYRTAKFTLIKEHLVEFNQLAMANAEGSDNMLNRVMPKDNIGLAALLRTKEAAWDNGLPSDPAQVQQPILVCTAHIHWDPEFCDVKLIQTMMLSNELRSILDQAGQSFRPGHKPDSSNVQLLLCGDFNSLPDSGVIEFLTSGRVAADHRDFKDLAYKSCLQKISGCDKPNEFTHSFKLASAYSEDIMPYTNYTFEFKGIIDYIFYSKQSMVPLGLLGPLSADWFKDHKVVGCPHPHVPSDHFPLLVELEMTPTVGTSNGLISRR
- the twin gene encoding CCR4-NOT transcription complex subunit 6-like twin isoform X3 yields the protein MEEVMAVTVISGESLTPFVAASSSYILRFLSISAVAKITANHPPQRPWIPLTRPNRTRPTCIFTVMCYNVLCDKYATRQMYGYCPSWALDWEYRKKGILDEIRHYAADIISLQEVETDQFYNFFLPELKQDGYDGIFSPKSRAKTMAENDRKYVDGCAIFYRTAKFTLIKEHLVEFNQLAMANAEGSDNMLNRVMPKDNIGLAALLRTKEAAWDNGLPSDPAQVQQPILVCTAHIHWDPEFCDVKLIQTMMLSNELRSILDQAGQSFRPGHKPDSSNVQLLLCGDFNSLPDSGVIEFLTSGRVAADHRDFKDLAYKSCLQKISGCDKPNEFTHSFKLASAYSEDIMPYTNYTFEFKGIIDYIFYSKQSMVPLGLLGPLSADWFKDHKVVGCPHPHVPSDHFPLLVELEMTPTVGTSNGLISRR